A section of the Rubritalea squalenifaciens DSM 18772 genome encodes:
- a CDS encoding ATP-dependent zinc protease family protein: MDKKVIGRSEKVWFPNWGIENVNARIDTGAMTSSLHAEHIEVFQKEGEEWIRFWFDGHEGEQVEAKVVKDTQVKSSNGEAMHRYFVTTTIEFADGAEQEVLLSLANRSAMKHPVLIGRRLLSGKFLVDSGLSFVLGKKRGSA, translated from the coding sequence ATGGATAAAAAGGTTATTGGCAGAAGTGAGAAGGTCTGGTTCCCCAACTGGGGGATCGAGAATGTAAACGCGAGGATTGATACTGGTGCCATGACATCCTCACTTCATGCAGAGCATATTGAAGTCTTTCAAAAAGAGGGTGAGGAATGGATACGTTTCTGGTTCGATGGGCATGAGGGAGAGCAAGTCGAAGCCAAAGTTGTCAAAGATACTCAGGTAAAGAGCTCCAATGGTGAGGCAATGCACCGCTATTTTGTGACGACGACCATCGAGTTTGCCGATGGCGCTGAGCAAGAAGTCCTTCTCAGTCTGGCCAATCGTTCCGCCATGAAGCACCCAGTGCTTATCGGCAGGCGTCTTCTCTCAGGAAAATTCCTCGTAGACTCTGGCCTATCCTTTGTGTTGGGGAAAAAGAGAGGCTCAGCGTAG
- a CDS encoding HAD family hydrolase has product MIRNWIFDWSGTLVDDMALVVCATNHVLRQYGVAEIGREEFRKSFKLPYSDFYQEYLPGVCMEEIEAHFRYGFSISEASVPKLEYSEEFLAYIKEQGGRMFVLTSMCEIAFGEQLVDLGMEPYFERTYAGVLDKRELIGDILQEQNLAKEETVFVGDMTHDVDTAHHGGVWSVGVLTGYNHRKTLMSSKPSVLVNDLKELRGLLESGSTLFTSCDE; this is encoded by the coding sequence ATGATCAGGAATTGGATATTTGATTGGTCGGGGACTTTGGTGGATGACATGGCTTTGGTAGTCTGTGCCACCAATCATGTACTACGCCAGTACGGTGTGGCTGAAATTGGTCGTGAAGAGTTCCGCAAGTCATTCAAGCTGCCTTATAGTGATTTTTATCAGGAATATCTTCCTGGGGTATGCATGGAGGAAATAGAAGCCCATTTCCGCTATGGTTTCTCCATTTCAGAAGCTTCTGTACCCAAGCTGGAATATTCAGAGGAGTTTCTGGCCTACATCAAAGAACAGGGAGGCAGAATGTTCGTCCTGACATCCATGTGTGAGATCGCATTTGGAGAGCAGTTGGTGGATTTGGGAATGGAGCCCTATTTTGAGCGTACCTATGCAGGCGTACTGGATAAGCGAGAGCTCATCGGGGATATTCTCCAAGAGCAAAATCTTGCCAAAGAGGAGACGGTTTTTGTAGGGGATATGACGCATGATGTGGATACCGCTCATCATGGTGGGGTCTGGTCTGTAGGAGTCCTCACAGGCTACAATCATCGGAAAACCCTCATGTCCTCCAAGCCGAGCGTACTTGTTAATGACCTCAAAGAGCTGAGGGGGCTGCTGGAGAGTGGCTCTACTTTATTTACTTCCTGCGATGAATGA
- a CDS encoding ferredoxin codes for MADKEDKNPENITGAFYVDSQCIDCDLCRETAPNNFTREEDEGYSYVYKQPENDDEREQCIEAMEGCPVEAIGEDGED; via the coding sequence ATGGCAGACAAAGAAGATAAGAATCCTGAAAACATTACTGGTGCATTTTACGTTGATAGTCAGTGCATCGACTGTGACCTGTGCCGTGAGACAGCTCCAAATAACTTCACTCGTGAAGAAGACGAGGGGTATTCCTATGTATACAAGCAGCCTGAGAACGATGACGAGCGTGAGCAGTGCATCGAGGCTATGGAAGGCTGCCCTGTAGAGGCAATCGGCGAGGATGGAGAAGACTAA
- a CDS encoding sigma-70 family RNA polymerase sigma factor gives MSDEEEDKERDEMLQSGFAKTRKSLIARLDNWEDQRTWDEFYQTYWRLIYSVALKSGLRSEEAFDCVQETILSIAKQSKKQLYDPEQGSFKTWLMNMTRWRINDQFRKRKKDTAMTAGFADDERKTAVIDRVEDPKGDVLDRLWEVEWKKNIADAALARVKSQVSPKQYQIFDCYVVKQWDAKKVQDRLGVSMAQVYLAKHRVGSVLKKELAKLEKESE, from the coding sequence ATGTCAGACGAAGAAGAGGATAAAGAGAGAGATGAGATGCTGCAGAGCGGGTTTGCCAAAACCCGCAAGAGCCTCATTGCCCGCCTGGATAACTGGGAAGACCAGCGTACCTGGGATGAATTTTACCAGACCTACTGGAGGTTGATCTACAGCGTGGCCCTGAAGTCAGGTCTGCGATCCGAAGAGGCGTTTGACTGTGTCCAGGAGACCATTCTTTCTATTGCTAAGCAGTCCAAGAAGCAACTGTATGATCCAGAGCAGGGCAGCTTCAAGACTTGGCTCATGAATATGACCCGCTGGCGTATCAATGATCAATTCCGTAAGCGGAAGAAAGATACTGCCATGACAGCAGGCTTTGCCGACGACGAGCGTAAAACAGCTGTGATCGATCGTGTAGAGGATCCCAAGGGGGATGTGCTGGACAGATTGTGGGAGGTAGAATGGAAGAAAAACATCGCTGATGCCGCGCTTGCGAGAGTTAAATCTCAGGTGTCGCCTAAGCAATATCAGATTTTTGACTGCTATGTGGTCAAGCAATGGGATGCCAAGAAGGTTCAGGATCGACTAGGCGTCAGCATGGCTCAGGTTTATCTCGCAAAGCATCGTGTTGGTTCCGTTCTGAAGAAAGAGCTAGCCAAGCTGGAGAAGGAATCTGAATAA
- a CDS encoding MBL fold metallo-hydrolase: MRASIHLQTPTHSILVDAGPDLRHQALRHNLRRVDAVLYTHHHLDHISGFDELRAFCWRREDPLPLYGTDECMSELKRMFAWAFAPENTYKGYVKPDPKPISGPFKLGELSITPLPVDHGSVETIGYHFSYPDNPSIAYIPDVKRIPDSTMEILKDVDYLIIDSLRNYEHPTHMSIAEALEASRKMGAKNTWLTHISHETDYRIEQRKFPENVRFAYDTLVIT, translated from the coding sequence ATGAGAGCCTCTATCCATTTACAGACCCCCACTCACTCCATTCTGGTGGATGCAGGCCCTGACCTTCGTCACCAGGCCCTACGTCACAATTTGCGTAGAGTCGATGCAGTACTCTATACCCATCACCACCTAGACCATATTTCAGGTTTTGATGAGCTTAGAGCCTTTTGCTGGCGCAGGGAAGACCCACTCCCTCTGTACGGCACAGATGAGTGCATGAGCGAGCTCAAGAGAATGTTCGCATGGGCATTTGCCCCGGAAAACACCTACAAAGGATACGTCAAGCCAGACCCTAAACCGATATCTGGCCCGTTCAAGCTGGGCGAACTAAGCATCACTCCACTCCCAGTCGATCACGGTTCCGTAGAGACAATCGGCTACCATTTCAGCTACCCGGACAATCCAAGCATTGCCTACATTCCAGACGTGAAGCGAATCCCTGACTCCACTATGGAAATTCTAAAGGATGTAGATTACCTCATCATCGACTCTTTGAGAAATTACGAGCACCCCACACACATGAGTATTGCTGAAGCTCTGGAAGCATCTAGGAAAATGGGTGCCAAGAACACATGGCTCACGCATATTTCCCATGAAACTGACTACCGTATCGAGCAGAGAAAGTTCCCTGAAAATGTCCGCTTCGCCTACGACACCCTCGTCATCACATAG
- a CDS encoding DUF2851 family protein, which yields MPAAYQKLLEQTSDTLRIQETENLSLPDELELQSIWYNGLFGREFTTIHGDQVRIKQFGFWNRSAGPDFLHAAIEINGLVKSGPLEIDTNSTDWEAHGHQSNPAFNDTILHVVFQNGPHTHFTRTSEQREVPKVIIPRDIIEKALNHPPIARTTAHPGRCSHPLQFMEGERIDTLMKSAAKHRLQYKAGYLAHIRETHGSDQALWFALAQTLGYRPNKVSMTLIAQRLPVRYLVQHSNISTALLFGCAAFLHPDIHEKAPEDSRQWLRELWDTWWQHRIDHELSTERQIPWVMSGIRPVNHPQRRLAALALVCRHWKAFRKLSTQPRSLVKWLSELEDPFWSHHYTLTSKKSERKLSLLGKDRIQDLLTNHILPLQILEGQPSAWDYYLSLPAPSTNEKVQKAAIRLFGKRSDSANFLKRAWQHQALLQIYQDFCLQDDSDCDECPFPEQIMQF from the coding sequence ATGCCAGCTGCCTACCAAAAACTCCTCGAGCAGACTTCAGATACCCTCCGAATCCAAGAGACCGAAAATTTATCACTTCCTGATGAGTTAGAACTCCAGTCTATCTGGTACAATGGTCTTTTCGGCAGAGAGTTCACCACCATTCATGGTGACCAGGTCCGCATCAAGCAGTTTGGCTTTTGGAACCGTTCCGCAGGCCCGGACTTTCTCCACGCAGCCATTGAGATCAATGGCCTAGTCAAGTCGGGGCCACTGGAGATTGACACAAACTCCACAGACTGGGAAGCACACGGACATCAGAGTAACCCTGCATTCAATGACACCATTCTCCATGTCGTGTTCCAGAATGGCCCACACACGCACTTCACCAGAACTTCAGAGCAGCGAGAGGTTCCCAAAGTCATCATCCCCAGAGACATCATTGAGAAAGCACTGAATCACCCCCCGATCGCACGCACCACAGCACACCCTGGCAGATGCTCTCACCCGCTTCAATTTATGGAAGGCGAGAGAATCGATACTCTCATGAAAAGTGCTGCCAAGCACCGCCTGCAATACAAAGCCGGCTACCTGGCCCACATCAGGGAGACTCACGGCAGTGATCAAGCCCTCTGGTTCGCACTAGCTCAAACACTGGGGTATAGGCCTAACAAGGTCAGCATGACCTTGATCGCCCAGCGACTACCAGTCCGCTACCTTGTTCAACATAGCAACATCTCTACAGCCCTACTCTTCGGCTGTGCCGCCTTCCTCCACCCAGATATCCATGAGAAAGCACCAGAGGACTCCCGCCAGTGGCTCAGAGAGCTCTGGGATACCTGGTGGCAACACCGTATCGATCATGAATTGTCTACTGAGCGACAGATCCCCTGGGTCATGAGCGGGATTCGCCCTGTCAATCACCCACAGCGTCGCCTAGCAGCTTTGGCTCTTGTTTGCCGTCACTGGAAAGCTTTCAGAAAACTTTCCACTCAACCCAGGTCTCTCGTGAAATGGCTTTCTGAGTTAGAAGACCCATTCTGGTCCCACCACTACACCCTCACCTCCAAGAAATCCGAGCGCAAACTCAGCCTGCTGGGAAAAGACCGCATCCAAGACTTACTGACTAACCACATTCTTCCCCTTCAGATTCTGGAAGGACAGCCATCTGCTTGGGATTACTATCTCAGCCTTCCGGCACCTTCTACCAATGAGAAGGTCCAGAAAGCAGCCATACGCCTTTTCGGCAAACGTAGTGATTCAGCCAATTTCCTCAAGAGAGCGTGGCAACATCAGGCGCTCTTGCAGATTTACCAGGACTTCTGCCTCCAAGACGACTCCGATTGTGACGAATGCCCCTTCCCCGAGCAAATCATGCAATTCTAG
- a CDS encoding OsmC family protein: protein MVEITVNYEGELRCSATHGPSGKMLQTDAPVDNNGKGETFSPTDLMATALGSCMATIMGIVAARREISLEGLSIKVEKHMSEDMPRRIAKLPVQITMPMPEDSPFKDLMINAALTCPVHKSLREDIEVPITWIWQ from the coding sequence ATGGTAGAAATTACGGTTAATTATGAAGGTGAGCTGAGATGTTCAGCGACTCACGGACCATCAGGGAAGATGCTTCAGACTGATGCTCCAGTAGACAACAATGGCAAAGGGGAGACATTTTCTCCTACAGACCTCATGGCTACAGCTTTAGGGTCTTGTATGGCTACTATCATGGGCATCGTAGCGGCACGCAGGGAGATCTCTCTGGAAGGTTTGTCCATCAAGGTGGAGAAGCACATGTCTGAGGACATGCCTCGTAGGATAGCCAAGCTTCCTGTTCAAATCACCATGCCGATGCCTGAGGATTCTCCTTTCAAGGATCTCATGATCAATGCTGCGCTCACATGCCCGGTACATAAGAGTCTCAGGGAGGATATCGAGGTGCCCATCACCTGGATCTGGCAATAA
- the recN gene encoding DNA repair protein RecN — MLTLLNIKNLALVDHLSWQLGKGLIGVTGETGAGKSVIVGALKLVLGERGDKGMIRTGESSCSVEAVFDLENSKQINRLLEQAGVEACEGDQLIVRRVMGQSSNKQFVNNSPVTLSVLKSLGEYLVDLHGPHDHQSLFCIDRQLAMLDAYAAADKELSAYRDVWKAWKAKHNEYEALRKQEQAGEQELDLLRFQVEEIERAELKPEEESDIEERYQRASNSTRLVELATQTAGVLEQGVNESLSDVQRMARELERLDPAIRSLFEGLDSAIVELQELERGLVDYVEDLDVDGNEAQALEDRINTFETLKRKYGPSLEDVVVHGAKIRSKLDSYENRGELLDSLESEVKRKLEELKNLGLKLSDKRRKQAPKLSKEIASHLKELGFKQASFEVRLEAHASPDKGGLESVDFHFGPNPGEPLKPLRQIASSGEISRVMLAVKSALADQDATPLMVFDEIDANVGGEIARAVGEKMAALGERHQVIAITHFPQVAAVAAEHFVVDKQVEKGRTRSTMKKVDGDARVDELVRMLGGGDGERARAMADSLLAAKP, encoded by the coding sequence ATGCTTACGCTACTGAATATAAAAAACCTCGCATTGGTCGATCATTTATCTTGGCAATTAGGCAAGGGGCTCATCGGGGTGACCGGCGAAACCGGCGCTGGCAAATCGGTCATAGTCGGTGCACTCAAGCTGGTACTTGGTGAGCGTGGAGACAAGGGAATGATCCGTACCGGTGAATCCAGTTGTAGCGTAGAGGCCGTTTTTGATCTGGAGAATTCGAAGCAAATCAACCGTTTGTTAGAACAGGCTGGTGTCGAGGCCTGCGAGGGAGATCAGCTGATCGTACGCAGGGTGATGGGGCAAAGCTCTAACAAACAATTCGTGAATAATTCTCCAGTGACTTTATCTGTTCTTAAATCATTGGGAGAGTATCTGGTGGATCTCCATGGACCTCATGATCACCAGTCACTATTTTGCATAGATCGTCAGCTCGCGATGCTGGATGCCTATGCGGCTGCGGACAAAGAGTTGTCTGCCTACCGTGATGTCTGGAAGGCTTGGAAGGCGAAGCATAACGAGTATGAAGCTCTTCGGAAACAAGAGCAGGCCGGTGAGCAGGAGCTTGATCTACTGAGATTCCAAGTGGAAGAAATCGAGCGAGCCGAGTTGAAGCCCGAAGAGGAAAGTGACATTGAAGAAAGGTACCAGCGTGCATCCAATAGCACGCGCTTGGTAGAGCTTGCTACGCAAACGGCAGGAGTACTTGAGCAGGGGGTTAATGAATCCCTCTCTGATGTTCAGCGCATGGCCAGAGAGCTGGAGCGTCTGGATCCGGCCATACGTTCTTTATTTGAAGGTTTGGATAGCGCCATAGTGGAGCTTCAGGAGCTGGAGCGTGGCCTAGTGGACTATGTGGAGGATCTGGATGTCGATGGCAACGAGGCACAAGCCTTGGAGGATAGAATCAATACCTTTGAAACGCTCAAGAGAAAGTATGGTCCTTCGCTGGAGGATGTTGTAGTCCATGGAGCGAAGATTCGCTCAAAGCTGGATAGTTACGAAAATCGTGGTGAACTTCTTGATTCACTAGAGAGCGAAGTAAAGCGGAAGCTGGAGGAACTTAAGAATCTGGGCTTGAAACTCAGTGATAAGCGCCGGAAACAGGCTCCTAAGCTTTCCAAGGAGATTGCATCCCATTTGAAGGAGCTAGGTTTCAAACAGGCTTCCTTTGAGGTGCGCCTGGAGGCTCATGCGTCACCCGATAAGGGGGGGCTGGAATCCGTGGATTTCCACTTTGGACCGAACCCTGGCGAGCCACTCAAGCCTTTGAGGCAGATTGCCTCCAGTGGAGAGATTTCACGTGTGATGCTGGCTGTGAAGAGTGCCTTAGCTGACCAAGATGCAACCCCGCTGATGGTATTCGACGAAATTGATGCCAACGTTGGTGGCGAAATAGCCAGAGCAGTAGGGGAAAAGATGGCTGCTCTGGGTGAGAGACATCAAGTGATAGCGATCACGCACTTTCCTCAAGTGGCGGCAGTGGCTGCTGAGCACTTTGTCGTGGATAAGCAGGTGGAGAAGGGTAGGACCCGTTCCACCATGAAAAAAGTAGATGGTGATGCCAGGGTGGACGAGCTTGTCCGCATGTTGGGTGGCGGTGATGGTGAGAGAGCCAGAGCCATGGCAGATAGTTTGTTGGCGGCAAAGCCGTGA
- a CDS encoding TIGR03790 family protein: MRFPAYLLLILFWCQSLATAQSAIQKESIIILYNSDDAQSKELAEYYANKREIPLTQLVGLPLPKKRHITRDEYNTLIKEPLVKLFDQKSWWQTGKTKDGLTIAVRNKIRLIVSVRGVPFGVKQNSVPLEGDNQAKLKISNRASVDSELAALGIIDAPINGPLVNKYYKSTERFANTRLPFTMLTGRIDGPTFEIAKQLIDDAIDTEKTGLWGMCYLDFAHKGASYKVGDDWIENIEKENWKHGIPTTVDHNKQTYLTNYPMRDVALYYGWYISSVNGTFLDPNFRLKKGSIAIHIHSYSASDIHNAGHHWVGPLLKKGAAATVGNVYEPYLSLTHNLDILHDRLLKGFTLVEAAAAAMPALSWQGLVVGDPLYRPYLHLDGSGEVRDEDKVYRAINLAWSKWANDPDKLITKLRSAAAKTKDARLYEVCGLWYIYMDNMQAAAAFFNSAEKSYLSPRDEIRITLHLADMYRKIGKKADALKLLRETLESNKDEPAAESLRSLITILDPPPPPPAEPRKK, translated from the coding sequence ATGAGATTTCCCGCCTATTTGCTGCTTATTCTATTCTGGTGCCAATCATTGGCCACAGCGCAGTCAGCCATTCAGAAAGAGTCTATCATCATTCTGTACAATAGCGACGATGCCCAGTCCAAGGAACTCGCAGAATACTATGCCAACAAACGAGAGATCCCACTGACCCAGCTAGTGGGCCTCCCTTTGCCCAAGAAGCGCCACATTACCCGGGATGAATACAACACCCTCATCAAGGAACCTCTAGTAAAACTCTTTGATCAGAAGAGCTGGTGGCAGACGGGAAAAACCAAGGATGGTTTAACCATCGCAGTCAGGAATAAGATCCGCCTCATTGTCTCCGTACGCGGTGTCCCCTTTGGTGTAAAACAAAACAGCGTGCCGCTAGAGGGTGATAATCAGGCAAAGCTCAAGATTAGCAACCGCGCATCAGTAGACTCCGAACTCGCAGCCTTGGGAATCATAGATGCCCCCATCAACGGACCTCTGGTCAACAAATACTACAAGTCCACTGAGCGGTTCGCTAACACACGACTACCCTTCACCATGCTCACTGGTCGTATCGACGGCCCCACTTTTGAAATCGCCAAACAACTCATCGATGACGCCATCGACACCGAGAAAACAGGCCTCTGGGGTATGTGCTATTTGGATTTCGCACACAAAGGCGCCAGCTATAAAGTGGGTGATGATTGGATAGAAAACATCGAGAAAGAGAACTGGAAACACGGGATCCCCACGACTGTGGATCACAACAAACAGACCTACCTCACCAATTACCCTATGAGGGACGTCGCTCTCTACTACGGATGGTATATCTCCAGCGTGAACGGCACCTTTTTGGATCCCAACTTCCGACTCAAAAAGGGCTCCATCGCCATCCATATCCATTCCTACAGCGCTTCTGATATTCACAATGCAGGTCATCACTGGGTAGGACCACTCTTAAAGAAAGGAGCCGCAGCCACCGTAGGAAATGTCTACGAACCTTACCTATCCCTCACCCATAATCTGGACATCCTACATGACCGCTTACTGAAAGGCTTTACCCTGGTAGAGGCTGCAGCTGCAGCAATGCCCGCTCTGTCCTGGCAAGGACTCGTTGTAGGCGACCCACTCTATAGACCCTATCTGCACCTCGATGGATCTGGAGAAGTCCGTGATGAAGACAAGGTTTACCGGGCCATTAATCTCGCCTGGAGCAAATGGGCTAATGACCCTGACAAGCTGATTACCAAGCTCCGCAGTGCTGCAGCCAAAACCAAAGATGCCCGCCTCTATGAAGTCTGTGGTCTCTGGTACATCTACATGGATAACATGCAAGCCGCCGCTGCCTTTTTCAATTCAGCGGAGAAATCCTATCTCTCACCGCGTGATGAGATTCGCATCACCCTGCACCTAGCAGACATGTATCGCAAGATCGGCAAGAAAGCCGATGCCCTGAAACTGCTACGCGAAACACTGGAAAGTAACAAAGATGAGCCGGCCGCAGAATCACTCAGATCACTGATCACCATTCTCGACCCACCACCTCCACCACCTGCCGAACCCCGCAAAAAATAA
- a CDS encoding DUF721 domain-containing protein, with amino-acid sequence MEKTNPDSPKRFKNSAQSLEWLRALSLRQWRHADPVLDPKRNIHTASEHIDKLLSQMGISGGLEEERLKQAWVKVAGDFVAKNTKPESLKNGVLVLSVLQPSMRFHLEQMKGKLLKNLRSELGEGVVKQVRFKVG; translated from the coding sequence ATGGAGAAGACTAATCCAGATAGTCCGAAACGATTTAAAAATAGCGCGCAATCGCTTGAGTGGTTGCGCGCTTTGTCTCTGCGCCAGTGGAGACATGCGGATCCTGTTCTTGATCCGAAACGTAATATTCATACTGCTTCAGAGCATATTGATAAGTTGCTCAGCCAGATGGGGATCTCTGGTGGCTTGGAGGAGGAGCGCCTGAAGCAAGCCTGGGTAAAGGTTGCGGGTGATTTTGTTGCTAAGAATACGAAGCCTGAATCTCTGAAGAATGGTGTGTTGGTTCTGAGCGTGTTACAACCTTCGATGAGGTTTCACCTAGAGCAGATGAAGGGGAAGCTGCTCAAGAATCTCAGATCGGAGCTCGGTGAGGGCGTCGTGAAGCAAGTCAGATTCAAGGTGGGCTAG
- a CDS encoding SUMF1/EgtB/PvdO family nonheme iron enzyme: MTNKIRPDVKIPDHEVLRKIGGGSYGEVWLARGVTGAWRAVKIVWREDFEDDRGFEREFEGILKFEPISRDHPGLVNVLHVGRSKEGEDVFYYYVMELGDDIRKGREINPVEYEARTLRSDLVEANGKPLDLEFCLETGIRLSNALVHLHNKGLAHRDVKPSNVIFVGGKAKLADIGLVAARGQRTFVGTEGFVPPEGPGTAQADIYSLGKVLYEMITGKDRMQFPELPDELPGGEKRKQLLAFNQVICEICEPRVSKRNITSAEQLSEALERLQRGKRIRLKRNSWAMKGGLAVLLLSMASVALYYTKPWEVEPKLTDIKRNGQNGGVNPADSVPKAPKYEHCAVVITTKPTGAYVYENGLLLEQQTPTDFRDYKPGTEVTFRFEMSGFKPKTVTYTVPDQDLDEVSEELEKFTPPVADVPWIDPLGVTYLPVDDAHLSGFVKKGKFAQFLKKYPNVKAFEYVPFSQNGEVGEIVLMTREVAENYTHWLEQLSLDNGYLETSQMIIPRQDPDLVVSGFGDVQKKAGLLPTRCEVKMIPYASIRIASDPEGARVYVNGEWRGVAPIPVEKIRPGKVMVEMRMDGYRKHTEVLNLADREERRYTVKLKRNNGVVFGKPWENSLKMKMVPVTDTMMASAWEVRVADYAEFIKSSGHRGGRNPGFEQGPDHPMVGVNRKDAIDFCKWLTEKERKEERISDKHRYKLPSDSEWSLFFGVEEKEGLSPWERNGSARNNPVLADLTLWGGEFPPKALVGNLSDESAAEAEGISKERSIQGYNDGYQNTSPVGKFPPNNLGMYDLCGNAFEWVTDNYKQDDNTGTVRGGSWATYAEHQLLVRWRSAVAPGLRDNQYGFRVVLVDESIKVPASDIPEEE; this comes from the coding sequence ATGACCAACAAGATCCGCCCAGACGTCAAGATTCCAGATCATGAGGTGCTCCGCAAAATCGGCGGTGGCTCCTATGGTGAGGTTTGGCTTGCCCGCGGTGTTACCGGGGCCTGGAGGGCGGTCAAGATTGTCTGGCGTGAGGACTTTGAGGATGACCGCGGATTTGAGCGTGAATTTGAAGGCATTCTCAAGTTTGAACCAATTTCTCGCGATCATCCGGGTCTCGTAAATGTCCTTCACGTAGGGCGTAGTAAAGAAGGTGAGGATGTCTTCTATTACTATGTGATGGAGCTCGGCGATGACATCCGCAAGGGGCGTGAGATCAATCCCGTGGAGTATGAAGCGCGTACCCTGCGCTCAGATTTGGTGGAGGCCAATGGCAAGCCTCTCGACTTGGAATTTTGTCTCGAAACGGGAATCCGCCTCTCCAATGCTCTCGTGCATCTACACAATAAGGGCTTGGCGCACAGGGATGTGAAGCCCAGTAATGTGATTTTCGTGGGTGGGAAAGCCAAGCTGGCCGACATCGGTCTGGTGGCTGCCAGGGGACAGAGAACTTTCGTGGGTACCGAGGGCTTTGTTCCTCCGGAGGGGCCTGGTACGGCCCAAGCGGATATTTATAGTCTGGGTAAGGTTCTATATGAAATGATCACGGGTAAAGACCGCATGCAGTTCCCGGAGCTGCCTGATGAGTTGCCCGGTGGTGAGAAGCGCAAGCAGTTGCTCGCCTTTAACCAAGTGATTTGTGAGATTTGTGAGCCGCGTGTCAGTAAACGAAACATCACTTCTGCTGAGCAACTCAGTGAGGCCTTGGAGAGGCTTCAGAGAGGTAAGCGTATCCGTCTAAAGCGGAACTCCTGGGCCATGAAGGGGGGGCTTGCTGTTCTCCTGCTATCAATGGCCAGTGTTGCGCTTTACTATACCAAACCTTGGGAGGTCGAGCCTAAGCTCACGGACATCAAGAGGAATGGTCAAAACGGAGGAGTAAATCCGGCAGATAGCGTACCGAAGGCTCCCAAGTATGAGCATTGTGCTGTCGTGATCACGACCAAGCCTACTGGGGCTTACGTCTACGAGAATGGCTTGTTGCTTGAGCAACAGACTCCCACGGATTTCAGGGATTATAAACCGGGTACTGAAGTCACTTTCAGATTTGAAATGAGCGGCTTCAAACCCAAGACGGTGACTTATACGGTTCCGGATCAGGACTTGGATGAGGTGAGTGAAGAGCTGGAGAAGTTTACGCCTCCCGTGGCTGATGTTCCTTGGATAGACCCATTGGGGGTAACGTATTTACCTGTCGATGATGCCCACCTGTCAGGCTTCGTCAAAAAGGGTAAATTTGCTCAATTCCTTAAGAAGTACCCGAACGTAAAAGCATTTGAATATGTTCCCTTTAGTCAGAATGGTGAAGTAGGGGAAATCGTCTTAATGACCAGAGAAGTGGCTGAGAATTATACCCATTGGCTGGAGCAGCTTTCCTTAGATAATGGATACTTGGAGACCTCTCAGATGATCATTCCACGGCAAGATCCAGATCTCGTAGTCAGTGGTTTTGGTGATGTGCAGAAGAAAGCGGGTCTTTTACCCACGCGCTGTGAGGTCAAAATGATCCCCTATGCTAGCATACGGATAGCATCTGACCCTGAAGGGGCGCGGGTCTATGTGAATGGCGAGTGGCGTGGAGTTGCTCCTATCCCTGTCGAAAAGATTCGCCCGGGTAAAGTGATGGTGGAAATGCGGATGGATGGCTACAGAAAGCATACTGAGGTCCTCAATCTCGCTGACCGGGAGGAGCGCCGCTATACCGTCAAACTGAAGCGTAATAATGGTGTGGTCTTCGGTAAGCCATGGGAGAATAGTCTCAAAATGAAAATGGTGCCTGTGACAGACACCATGATGGCATCGGCTTGGGAAGTTCGCGTGGCTGACTATGCTGAGTTTATCAAGAGTAGCGGTCACAGGGGGGGGAGAAATCCAGGGTTTGAGCAGGGGCCAGACCATCCAATGGTCGGAGTCAACCGCAAGGATGCCATCGACTTCTGCAAATGGCTCACAGAGAAAGAGAGAAAGGAAGAGCGTATTAGTGACAAGCATCGCTATAAATTACCCTCCGACAGTGAGTGGAGCCTGTTCTTTGGAGTGGAGGAAAAAGAGGGCTTAAGTCCGTGGGAGAGAAATGGTAGTGCTCGTAATAACCCAGTGCTCGCTGATTTGACTCTCTGGGGAGGAGAGTTTCCGCCGAAAGCGCTGGTCGGCAACTTGTCAGACGAGTCAGCCGCTGAAGCTGAAGGGATTAGTAAGGAGCGCAGTATTCAAGGCTACAATGATGGCTATCAGAATACCTCTCCAGTCGGTAAATTTCCCCCTAACAACCTGGGCATGTACGACCTCTGTGGAAATGCCTTTGAGTGGGTGACCGACAACTACAAGCAAGATGATAATACGGGCACGGTCCGGGGTGGTAGTTGGGCGACTTACGCTGAGCACCAGTTGTTGGTGCGCTGGCGCTCTGCGGTTGCTCCTGGTTTGCGAGACAACCAATATGGATTCAGGGTGGTCTTGGTAGATGAGTCTATCAAGGTGCCAGCCTCCGATATTCCGGAAGAAGAATAG